One genomic segment of Methylorubrum populi includes these proteins:
- the soxZ gene encoding thiosulfate oxidation carrier complex protein SoxZ translates to MADVKPRIKLDKKEVAKGGVIEVKTLVSHTMESGQRKDKDGKTIPRKILNKFTCDLNGKTIFSADLESAVSANPYFQFKLKPEESGTLTFTWVDDDGSKIQATEQIKVA, encoded by the coding sequence ATGGCCGACGTGAAGCCGCGGATCAAACTGGACAAGAAGGAAGTCGCCAAGGGCGGCGTCATCGAGGTGAAGACCCTCGTCTCGCACACGATGGAATCGGGTCAGCGCAAGGACAAGGACGGGAAGACCATCCCGCGCAAGATCCTGAACAAGTTCACCTGCGACCTCAACGGCAAGACGATCTTCAGCGCCGACCTTGAGAGCGCCGTCTCCGCCAACCCGTACTTCCAGTTCAAGCTCAAGCCCGAGGAGTCGGGGACGCTGACCTTCACCTGGGTCGACGACGACGGCTCGAAGATCCAGGCCACGGAGCAGATCAAGGTCGCATGA
- the soxY gene encoding thiosulfate oxidation carrier protein SoxY, with translation MSPLNRRQALALGTGAVLATSLTLRAGPARAAKNSTDEAIKAFTRGKEPIKGKVKLELPEIAENGNTVPMTVSVDAPMTKESFVEEVMIVAEGNPNPGVISFHFTPSSVAEANTRIRLAETQNVIAVARMNDGSVFSDVKQVKVTIGGCGG, from the coding sequence ATGTCTCCCCTGAACCGCCGCCAAGCCCTCGCCCTCGGCACCGGAGCCGTCCTTGCGACGAGCCTGACCCTGCGCGCGGGGCCGGCGCGCGCGGCGAAGAACAGCACCGACGAGGCCATCAAGGCGTTCACGCGCGGCAAGGAGCCGATCAAGGGCAAGGTCAAGCTCGAACTTCCGGAGATCGCCGAGAACGGCAACACCGTCCCGATGACGGTCAGCGTCGACGCACCGATGACGAAGGAGAGCTTCGTCGAGGAGGTGATGATCGTCGCCGAAGGCAACCCGAACCCCGGCGTCATCAGCTTCCACTTCACGCCATCGAGCGTGGCCGAGGCCAACACGCGCATCCGGCTCGCCGAGACCCAGAACGTGATCGCGGTCGCCCGCATGAACGACGGCTCGGTCTTCAGCGACGTGAAGCAGGTGAAGGTCACCATCGGCGGCTGCGGCGGCTGA
- the soxX gene encoding sulfur oxidation c-type cytochrome SoxX, with the protein MRRPIHAYAIAGACALATAAGAETASGGLPPFEIVAVDGTDAIPDPLTDKPGDASAGAKVVANRRQGNCLGCHQISSLKTESFHGEVGPSLDGVAGRWDAAHLRMIVVNPKHVFTEATVMPAFYRVDGLNRVRPEFQGKPILTAQQVEDVVTYLTTLK; encoded by the coding sequence ATGCGCAGGCCGATTCACGCCTACGCGATCGCAGGAGCATGCGCTCTCGCGACCGCCGCCGGAGCCGAGACGGCCTCGGGCGGGCTTCCCCCATTCGAGATCGTGGCGGTCGATGGCACCGATGCCATCCCCGATCCGCTGACCGACAAGCCCGGCGACGCCTCCGCCGGAGCCAAGGTCGTGGCCAACCGACGCCAGGGCAATTGCCTCGGCTGTCACCAAATCTCGTCGCTCAAGACCGAGTCCTTCCACGGCGAGGTCGGCCCCTCCCTCGACGGCGTCGCGGGCCGCTGGGACGCGGCGCATCTGCGCATGATCGTGGTCAACCCCAAGCACGTCTTCACCGAGGCGACCGTGATGCCGGCCTTCTACCGGGTCGACGGCCTGAACCGCGTCCGCCCCGAGTTCCAGGGCAAGCCGATCCTGACCGCCCAGCAGGTCGAGGACGTGGTCACCTACCTCACCACCCTGAAGTGA